The Paenibacillus macerans genome includes a window with the following:
- a CDS encoding diaminopimelate dehydrogenase translates to MATKIKAGIVGYGNLGRGVELALKQNPDFQLQAIFSRRKPDEVAAAGGVVHISEIEKYKGDIDVLILCGGSATDLPEQGPELAALFNTVDSFDTHAKIPEYFEKVNEAATKAGTVSVISTGWDPGLFSLNRLLAEAVLPEGKEYTFWGKGVSQGHSDAIRRVAGVKDGKQYTIPVEAAVERVRKGENPELTTREKHLRECYVVAEAGADLAKIEHEIKTMPNYFSDYDTTVHFISEEELKANHSTMPHGGMVLRSGRTGKDSTQLIEFGLKLDSNPEFTASVLVAYARAVYKLSQAGESGAKTVFDIPFGLLSPKSPEQLRKELL, encoded by the coding sequence GTGGCAACGAAGATCAAAGCGGGTATCGTAGGATACGGAAATTTGGGACGGGGTGTGGAATTGGCGCTAAAGCAGAATCCCGATTTCCAACTGCAAGCTATTTTTTCAAGAAGAAAACCGGATGAGGTGGCGGCGGCCGGCGGCGTCGTGCACATTTCCGAAATCGAAAAATATAAAGGCGACATTGACGTGCTCATTCTTTGCGGCGGTTCGGCCACGGATTTGCCGGAGCAAGGACCGGAACTGGCGGCCTTGTTCAATACGGTCGACAGCTTTGACACGCATGCCAAAATCCCTGAATATTTCGAAAAAGTCAACGAAGCGGCGACGAAGGCCGGAACGGTCAGCGTGATTTCCACGGGATGGGATCCGGGCTTGTTCTCCTTGAACCGGCTGCTTGCCGAAGCCGTGCTGCCGGAAGGCAAAGAGTACACGTTCTGGGGCAAAGGGGTTAGCCAAGGCCACTCCGATGCGATCCGGCGCGTTGCGGGCGTCAAAGATGGCAAGCAATACACGATCCCGGTAGAAGCGGCGGTCGAACGTGTCCGCAAAGGCGAGAATCCGGAACTGACCACGCGCGAGAAGCATTTGCGCGAATGCTATGTCGTTGCCGAAGCAGGGGCCGACCTGGCCAAAATCGAGCATGAGATCAAAACGATGCCGAACTATTTTTCGGATTATGACACTACCGTTCATTTCATCAGCGAAGAAGAGCTTAAAGCAAACCATTCCACGATGCCGCATGGAGGTATGGTGCTGAGAAGCGGACGGACGGGCAAGGACAGCACCCAGCTGATTGAGTTCGGTCTGAAGCTGGACAGCAACCCGGAGTTTACGGCCAGCGTGCTCGTAGCATATGCCCGCGCGGTGTACAAGCTGTCGCAAGCCGGGGAGTCGGGAGCGAAAACCGTATTCGATATCCCGTTCGGTCTGCTGTCGCCGAAATCGCCGGAGCAGCTTCGCAAAGAATTGCTGTAG
- the qoxB gene encoding cytochrome aa3 quinol oxidase subunit I gives MKWDEFFVTGEPMIYGAMVSIVVASLAILIGLTYFKKWGYLWREWLTTVDHKRIGIMYIICALLMLFRGGVDALLMRGQLAVPENGLLDAQHYNEIFTTHGVIMILFMAMPFVIGLMNVVIPLQIGARDVAFPRLNAVSFWLFFAGAMLFNISFVIGGSPDAGWTAYFPLASIEFSPTVGNNYYAIALQIAGIGTLATGVNFVATILKMRAPGMTLMKMPMFTWSVLVTCVIIMFAFPVLTVALALMMFDRLFGSQFFTMANGGMDMLWANLFWVWGHPEVYIVILPAFGIYSEIISTFSRKNLYGYKSMVFSMVVISLLSFIVWAHHFYTMGHGVMVNGVFSITTMAIAVPTGVKIFNWLFTLRKGRIEFTTPMLYSLAFIPIFTIGGVTGVMLAMASADYQYHNTMFLVAHFHYVLIPGTVFAVIAGFYYWFPKLFGFRLNERQGKLAFWIIAISFNVTFMPLFFLGLKGMTRRMYTYSESTGFGPLNLIASIGAVGLAIGFIVLVYNIYWSFRYAERDKTGDPWNARTLEWSTHSPVPEYNFAVVPEVDDLDPFWKAKKTGKPLYNGKIEEIHMPNNSGQPIILGIIFFFFGFFMVFSWWIPAIIAGLGVIVMLAVRSFERDHGRHIPVKEIKKTEEALMRKESEAGLRGEHA, from the coding sequence ATGAAATGGGACGAATTTTTCGTCACTGGGGAACCGATGATTTACGGCGCCATGGTCAGCATCGTTGTCGCGTCGCTGGCAATTCTCATCGGGTTAACCTATTTTAAAAAGTGGGGCTACCTGTGGCGCGAATGGTTGACGACCGTGGACCACAAGCGCATCGGGATCATGTATATCATCTGCGCCCTGCTGATGCTGTTCCGCGGCGGCGTGGACGCGCTCCTGATGCGGGGGCAGCTGGCAGTCCCGGAAAACGGACTTCTTGACGCGCAGCACTACAATGAAATTTTTACGACGCACGGGGTTATCATGATCCTGTTTATGGCGATGCCGTTTGTCATCGGGCTGATGAACGTCGTGATACCGCTGCAAATCGGCGCCCGCGACGTCGCGTTCCCGCGGCTGAACGCCGTCAGTTTTTGGCTGTTTTTCGCCGGAGCGATGCTGTTTAACATCTCCTTCGTCATCGGGGGCTCCCCGGATGCCGGCTGGACCGCTTATTTCCCGCTGGCCAGCATCGAGTTCAGCCCGACGGTAGGGAATAACTACTACGCGATCGCCTTGCAGATTGCCGGTATCGGTACGCTGGCAACCGGTGTCAATTTTGTCGCCACGATTTTGAAAATGCGCGCCCCAGGCATGACGCTGATGAAAATGCCGATGTTTACCTGGTCGGTTCTGGTTACCTGCGTCATTATTATGTTCGCTTTCCCGGTGCTGACCGTGGCGCTGGCGCTCATGATGTTCGACCGGCTGTTCGGCTCGCAGTTCTTTACGATGGCCAACGGCGGGATGGATATGCTCTGGGCCAACCTGTTCTGGGTCTGGGGCCATCCGGAAGTATATATCGTTATTCTGCCCGCATTCGGGATTTATAGTGAAATCATTTCGACGTTTTCGCGTAAAAACCTGTACGGCTACAAATCGATGGTCTTCAGTATGGTCGTCATTTCGCTGCTGTCGTTTATCGTATGGGCGCACCACTTCTATACGATGGGCCATGGCGTGATGGTCAACGGCGTGTTTTCGATTACGACAATGGCGATTGCGGTTCCGACCGGGGTCAAAATCTTCAACTGGCTGTTTACGCTCCGCAAAGGGCGGATCGAATTTACGACGCCGATGCTGTATTCGCTCGCCTTTATTCCGATCTTTACGATCGGCGGCGTCACCGGCGTCATGCTGGCGATGGCGAGCGCCGACTATCAATACCATAACACGATGTTCCTGGTGGCCCACTTCCACTACGTGCTGATTCCGGGTACCGTGTTTGCCGTGATCGCGGGCTTCTACTACTGGTTCCCGAAATTGTTCGGGTTCCGGCTGAACGAACGCCAGGGCAAGCTGGCCTTCTGGATTATCGCGATCAGCTTCAACGTCACTTTTATGCCGCTGTTCTTCCTGGGACTCAAAGGCATGACGCGGCGGATGTACACGTATTCGGAAAGCACCGGCTTCGGTCCGCTGAACTTGATCGCCTCGATCGGCGCCGTCGGTTTGGCGATTGGCTTCATCGTGCTGGTCTACAACATTTACTGGAGCTTCCGGTACGCCGAAAGAGACAAAACCGGCGACCCTTGGAACGCGCGCACTTTGGAATGGAGCACGCACAGTCCGGTGCCGGAGTACAACTTTGCGGTGGTGCCTGAAGTGGACGATCTTGATCCGTTCTGGAAAGCGAAGAAAACCGGCAAGCCGCTGTACAACGGTAAAATTGAAGAGATTCATATGCCGAACAACAGCGGGCAGCCGATTATTTTGGGGATTATCTTCTTCTTCTTCGGATTTTTCATGGTATTCAGCTGGTGGATTCCGGCGATCATTGCCGGCCTTGGCGTAATCGTCATGCTGGCGGTGCGTTCGTTCGAGCGCGATCATGGACGCCACATTCCGGTCAAGGAAATCAAAAAAACCGAAGAAGCCTTGATGCGAAAAGAATCGGAAGCAGGATTGCGGGGTGAACACGCATGA
- a CDS encoding copper resistance CopC/CopD family protein translates to MKSRWCKWALLMGLACFVVLGIRPSAVLAHAYVVSSAPAADETLDEAPSSVRIEFNEPIEASFYELDVIGPSGISEAAGEPVFDPEQPTRLSVELKPDLPEGVYAAKWRVVSGDGHPVSGTISFQIGQGAANSVPQHSAADQRSFPGWSLLAVRWLFYGGMALYLGTLAFHLWLLPAGKRTSVVPERLKRRSRMALLLGYAAAAAGVLLSLPQQTASDAGGGWSNAFDPDRLREALTYTSFGEIWEYQAVLLAVLLAATILLLRTFSNKACPGRLLLALAFAAGLGLLLAKAFIGHAATASVKSAAVTADFLHLAAGLIWLGGVGALAFLLPAAAARPKPLPAEALAGTAREPAPAPDPGAATGGLFGRSDAPPSATAADSPQQPLYWRAVRRFSMLAAGCVAVLIVTAVYGSLLHVPTWYALFHTDYGKVLLAKILLTLVCLALGLSAFLRGRKPSRPLGAGVWTEFALGLAVLVLAALLANLPTAAANPGPAKLTNQFPDGSRVTINITPNLVGANTFRAEIVGSDGQPRRDIEQVTLTLTSKEMDMGAREIRFSGQQLGSDPPQAQADGIITMGGRWNVRVHILLKSLDTLDYDTELRVGSK, encoded by the coding sequence TTGAAATCACGATGGTGCAAATGGGCCTTGCTTATGGGGTTGGCGTGTTTCGTTGTGCTGGGCATCCGCCCTTCCGCCGTGCTGGCCCATGCCTACGTCGTTTCCTCGGCGCCTGCGGCGGATGAGACGCTGGACGAGGCGCCAAGCTCCGTCCGGATCGAGTTTAACGAGCCGATCGAAGCAAGCTTTTACGAGTTGGACGTGATCGGGCCGTCCGGCATTAGCGAGGCGGCGGGCGAGCCTGTGTTCGATCCGGAGCAGCCGACTCGGCTAAGCGTTGAGCTGAAGCCGGATCTGCCGGAGGGAGTGTACGCGGCCAAATGGAGAGTCGTTTCCGGCGATGGACACCCCGTCTCCGGGACGATTTCTTTTCAAATCGGGCAAGGGGCTGCAAACAGCGTACCCCAGCACAGCGCAGCCGATCAGCGCAGCTTTCCCGGCTGGAGCCTGCTGGCGGTCCGTTGGCTGTTTTACGGCGGCATGGCCTTGTATTTGGGAACTCTTGCGTTCCACTTATGGCTGCTGCCAGCCGGAAAACGAACAAGTGTGGTGCCGGAACGGCTAAAACGGCGCAGCCGTATGGCACTGCTGCTCGGATACGCCGCGGCCGCGGCCGGCGTTCTGCTTAGCCTGCCGCAGCAAACCGCCAGCGATGCCGGTGGCGGCTGGAGCAATGCGTTCGATCCCGACAGACTGCGGGAGGCGCTGACTTACACGAGCTTTGGCGAGATCTGGGAGTACCAGGCCGTGCTGCTCGCCGTATTGCTTGCGGCAACTATACTCCTCCTGCGCACCTTCAGCAACAAGGCCTGCCCGGGCAGGCTGCTCCTTGCCCTCGCTTTCGCGGCCGGCCTTGGCCTGCTGCTCGCCAAGGCTTTTATCGGCCATGCGGCCACGGCCTCGGTGAAGTCCGCCGCCGTCACGGCGGACTTTCTGCACTTGGCCGCCGGGCTGATCTGGCTCGGCGGCGTGGGCGCGCTGGCGTTTTTGCTGCCGGCCGCTGCCGCCCGGCCGAAGCCGCTGCCGGCGGAGGCCCTCGCCGGAACGGCACGCGAACCTGCGCCAGCGCCGGACCCGGGCGCGGCAACCGGCGGCTTGTTCGGCAGGTCGGACGCCCCGCCCTCGGCTACCGCCGCGGATTCGCCGCAACAACCGCTTTATTGGCGCGCGGTCCGGCGCTTCTCAATGCTGGCCGCCGGCTGCGTCGCCGTCCTGATAGTTACCGCCGTATACGGAAGCCTGCTTCATGTGCCTACCTGGTACGCGCTTTTTCATACGGACTACGGCAAGGTGCTGCTGGCGAAAATACTGCTGACCCTGGTTTGCCTGGCGCTGGGGCTGTCGGCCTTTCTGCGCGGACGCAAGCCCTCCCGGCCGCTGGGAGCCGGGGTTTGGACGGAATTCGCCCTCGGCTTGGCCGTTCTCGTGCTGGCGGCGCTGCTGGCCAATCTGCCGACCGCCGCGGCCAACCCCGGACCGGCCAAGCTGACGAACCAGTTCCCGGACGGGTCGCGCGTGACGATCAACATTACGCCCAATCTTGTGGGAGCCAATACGTTCCGTGCGGAAATCGTCGGGTCTGACGGCCAGCCCCGCCGGGATATTGAACAAGTTACGCTGACGTTAACCTCCAAAGAAATGGATATGGGCGCCCGGGAAATCAGATTCTCCGGCCAGCAGCTTGGCAGCGATCCGCCCCAAGCTCAGGCTGACGGGATCATTACGATGGGCGGCCGCTGGAATGTCCGCGTCCATATCCTGCTGAAATCGCTGGACACCCTGGATTACGATACGGAGCTGCGGGTCGGTAGTAAATAA
- a CDS encoding heavy metal translocating P-type ATPase yields the protein MEKALSAPNDQATLQITGMTCAACAARIEKGLNRLPGVEQANVNLALETAQVTYEPGEVSLEQIIDKVSKLGYGAIPKPSEQESEDIRAREIRKQRNKLIVSAVLALPLLWAMAGHFSFTSWIWTPELFMNPWFQLALATPVQFIIGRGFYVGAYKALRSRSANMDLLVALGTSAAYFYSLYLSLDALSMPHGHTPQLYYETSSILITLILLGKWFEALAKGRSSQAIKTLMGLQAKTALVVKDGVETVVPIEAVVPGDLLIVKPGEKIPVDGIVAGGSSAVDESMLTGESIPVEKKAGDPVIGATVNKHGVLRVEASKVGRDTALAQIIRVVEEAQGSKAPIQRVADVISGIFVPIVVGIAVVTFLVWFFLVAPGSFAEALEKAIAVLVIACPCALGLATPTSIMAGSGRAAEYGILFKGGEHLETAQGLDAIVLDKTGTITRGQPELRQIVPAGGWDEAKLLRLVGAAERSSEHPLADAVVAGARARGLDLPEATAFEAVPGHGITAAVLGRRVLAGTRRLMAREGVDVSAALPEMAALEAAGNTVLLIAADGVYAGMVAVSDTVKDTSKAAVARLKAMGLHVVMITGDNERTAKAIAAEVGIDEVLAEVLPEGKAAEVKKLQERGLKVAMVGDGINDAPALAVADVGIAIGTGTDVAMEAADVTLMRGDLEGVPDAIAMSKRTMGNIKQNLFWALAYNTIGIPVAAAGFLAPWLAGAAMALSSVSVVLNALRLQRVKL from the coding sequence ATGGAAAAAGCACTGTCGGCCCCAAACGATCAAGCGACGCTGCAAATCACCGGCATGACCTGTGCCGCCTGCGCGGCCCGGATCGAAAAAGGGCTAAACCGGCTTCCCGGCGTGGAGCAGGCGAACGTGAACCTGGCGCTGGAGACGGCCCAGGTGACATATGAGCCGGGGGAAGTATCGCTGGAGCAAATCATCGATAAAGTTAGCAAACTCGGATACGGAGCCATTCCCAAACCTTCGGAGCAGGAGTCGGAGGACATCCGGGCCCGGGAGATCCGCAAGCAGAGAAACAAGCTGATCGTGTCGGCAGTGTTGGCCTTACCGCTGCTGTGGGCGATGGCCGGGCATTTTTCCTTCACCTCGTGGATCTGGACGCCGGAGCTGTTCATGAACCCCTGGTTCCAGCTGGCGCTGGCAACTCCGGTACAGTTCATTATTGGGCGAGGTTTTTACGTCGGCGCGTACAAGGCGCTGCGCAGCCGCAGCGCCAACATGGATTTGCTGGTCGCGCTCGGCACGTCGGCGGCGTATTTTTACAGTCTATATTTGAGCCTGGACGCCTTGAGTATGCCGCACGGGCATACCCCCCAGCTGTATTATGAGACGAGTTCGATCCTGATCACGCTGATCTTGCTCGGCAAATGGTTCGAAGCGCTGGCTAAAGGGCGTTCCTCGCAGGCGATCAAAACGCTGATGGGGCTGCAGGCCAAGACAGCGCTTGTCGTCAAAGACGGCGTGGAGACGGTCGTGCCGATCGAGGCGGTTGTTCCGGGCGACCTGCTGATCGTAAAGCCGGGCGAAAAAATACCCGTAGACGGTATCGTGGCCGGCGGCTCGTCTGCGGTGGACGAATCGATGCTGACGGGGGAGAGCATTCCGGTCGAGAAAAAAGCAGGCGATCCGGTTATCGGGGCAACCGTGAACAAACACGGCGTGCTGCGTGTTGAGGCCTCCAAGGTCGGCAGGGATACGGCGCTGGCGCAAATCATCCGCGTCGTCGAAGAGGCCCAAGGGTCGAAGGCGCCGATCCAGCGGGTGGCGGACGTGATCTCCGGGATTTTCGTGCCGATCGTCGTCGGGATCGCCGTGGTAACGTTTTTGGTGTGGTTCTTCCTGGTGGCGCCGGGCAGCTTTGCGGAAGCGCTGGAAAAAGCGATCGCCGTGCTCGTGATCGCCTGCCCTTGCGCGCTCGGACTGGCGACGCCGACGTCGATTATGGCCGGTTCCGGGCGGGCCGCGGAGTACGGCATCCTGTTCAAGGGCGGCGAGCATCTCGAGACCGCCCAAGGGCTCGACGCGATCGTGCTGGATAAGACCGGCACGATCACGCGGGGGCAGCCGGAGCTGCGGCAAATCGTCCCGGCCGGGGGCTGGGACGAGGCGAAACTGCTCCGGCTCGTGGGCGCCGCCGAGCGCAGCTCCGAGCATCCGCTCGCGGATGCGGTCGTTGCCGGGGCGCGGGCGCGCGGCCTGGATCTGCCCGAGGCGACCGCCTTTGAGGCGGTGCCGGGGCATGGCATTACGGCGGCCGTACTTGGCCGCCGGGTGCTCGCCGGCACGCGCCGTCTGATGGCGCGGGAAGGCGTCGATGTCTCCGCCGCGCTGCCGGAGATGGCGGCGCTCGAAGCCGCCGGCAACACCGTGCTGCTCATCGCGGCGGACGGCGTCTACGCCGGCATGGTCGCCGTGAGCGATACCGTGAAGGACACGTCCAAAGCCGCGGTGGCGCGGCTGAAGGCGATGGGGCTTCACGTGGTCATGATCACCGGCGACAATGAACGCACGGCGAAGGCGATCGCCGCCGAGGTCGGCATCGACGAGGTGCTCGCCGAGGTGCTGCCGGAAGGCAAAGCCGCCGAAGTCAAAAAGCTGCAGGAGCGCGGCCTGAAGGTGGCGATGGTCGGCGACGGCATCAACGACGCTCCGGCGCTGGCCGTGGCCGATGTCGGTATCGCCATCGGCACGGGCACCGATGTGGCCATGGAGGCGGCCGACGTGACGCTGATGCGCGGCGACCTTGAGGGCGTGCCGGACGCGATCGCGATGAGCAAGCGCACGATGGGCAATATCAAGCAGAACCTGTTCTGGGCGCTCGCTTACAACACGATCGGCATCCCGGTGGCGGCCGCGGGCTTCCTCGCTCCTTGGCTCGCCGGCGCGGCGATGGCCCTCAGCTCGGTCTCCGTGGTGCTGAACGCGCTGCGCCTGCAAAGAGTGAAGCTGTAA
- a CDS encoding metal-sensitive transcriptional regulator, with translation MADNVQEHTHHCEDHGVQNEGKAEGKTAGKTVRRSHHSEALKSNLTSRLNRIEGQIRGIKGLIERDTYCDDVLNQIAAVQSALNSVGRLLLEGHMRSCVIERIQAGETEVVDELLVTVNKLMK, from the coding sequence ATGGCGGACAATGTTCAGGAACATACACACCATTGTGAAGACCACGGAGTGCAGAACGAGGGCAAAGCTGAGGGCAAAACCGCGGGCAAAACGGTTCGGCGAAGCCACCATTCCGAAGCCTTGAAAAGCAACCTGACCAGCCGATTGAACCGGATCGAAGGGCAAATTCGCGGAATCAAAGGGCTGATCGAAAGAGATACTTACTGTGACGATGTTCTGAATCAGATTGCCGCCGTCCAGTCCGCGCTCAACAGCGTCGGCCGGCTGTTGCTCGAGGGACATATGAGAAGCTGCGTCATCGAACGGATTCAAGCCGGCGAGACGGAAGTGGTGGATGAGCTGCTGGTGACGGTCAATAAGTTAATGAAGTAA
- a CDS encoding YcnI family protein translates to MFRAIPLRINRLWFAVASAAAATLLFGGVASAHVTVSPGASAPGAWQTYTIKVPVEKDIPTVKVALKIPDGVEFKQYRPIPDWDVELTKNDAGAVTAVTWSAEDGGIGPGEFQQFDFVAKNPDKAAEVAWDAFQYYSDGSVVEWTGGEGADYPHSLTVISAEARGAANADAGHGHDSNAGSASGAPEGAGTGASGDGANGAGNANAGKAGAQSGSTNADAAAANSAAAQNSGTSGLETATLVVSIAALLVSLAALWLTLRSKRKPA, encoded by the coding sequence ATGTTTAGAGCCATTCCATTACGTATAAACCGTCTATGGTTCGCTGTCGCTTCAGCGGCCGCGGCCACCCTGCTTTTCGGCGGCGTCGCCAGCGCGCATGTGACCGTCAGTCCCGGAGCATCCGCCCCCGGGGCCTGGCAAACCTACACCATCAAGGTCCCCGTCGAAAAGGACATCCCCACGGTCAAGGTTGCGCTAAAAATACCGGACGGCGTTGAGTTCAAGCAATACCGGCCAATTCCGGATTGGGACGTTGAACTGACCAAAAACGATGCCGGCGCCGTGACGGCGGTCACCTGGTCCGCCGAGGACGGCGGAATCGGGCCCGGTGAATTCCAGCAATTCGACTTCGTGGCCAAAAACCCCGACAAGGCGGCCGAAGTGGCTTGGGACGCCTTCCAGTATTATAGCGACGGCAGCGTGGTGGAATGGACCGGCGGCGAAGGCGCCGATTATCCGCATTCGCTGACGGTAATCAGCGCGGAAGCTAGAGGCGCGGCGAACGCCGATGCCGGTCACGGCCACGACAGCAACGCGGGCAGCGCGAGCGGCGCGCCTGAAGGCGCAGGCACTGGGGCAAGCGGCGACGGTGCAAACGGTGCCGGGAACGCGAACGCCGGGAAAGCTGGCGCCCAAAGCGGCAGCACCAACGCGGACGCAGCCGCCGCCAACTCCGCCGCGGCGCAAAACTCCGGCACGTCCGGGCTTGAAACGGCAACTCTGGTGGTCTCCATCGCCGCCCTGCTCGTATCGCTGGCCGCATTGTGGCTCACCCTCCGCTCTAAGCGGAAACCGGCTTGA
- the qoxD gene encoding cytochrome aa3 quinol oxidase subunit IV, translating to MKKLFPVQHVMGYVFSLILSVVALSVVFWDMPMAVGLTILLICAAIQMSLQLFLFMHISEGGTKTALFTNIGYALFVGLVTVFGTLFAMIWGYQ from the coding sequence ATGAAAAAGCTCTTTCCTGTTCAGCACGTCATGGGATATGTATTTTCGCTGATTCTGTCCGTTGTGGCGTTGTCGGTAGTTTTCTGGGATATGCCGATGGCGGTGGGACTCACGATCCTGCTCATTTGCGCGGCGATCCAAATGTCACTGCAGCTGTTCCTGTTCATGCATATCAGCGAGGGCGGCACAAAAACCGCGCTGTTCACCAACATCGGTTACGCCCTGTTCGTCGGCCTGGTCACCGTTTTCGGCACCTTGTTTGCGATGATTTGGGGTTATCAATAA
- the qoxC gene encoding cytochrome aa3 quinol oxidase subunit III, producing MKIDHSLPLEYQTEENSNRIFGFWLFLGAEIVLFCTLFAVYLTLWNRTGSGPDGKEIFEIGPVLAETFLLLTSSFTCGLAVHSMRLGMKKAFMSFFIITLLLGLGFLGVEITEFVTYVGEGATLQTSAFLSSLFVLLGTHGAHVTLGLLWGTGLMIQVKREGFTLDTANKSFIFSLYWHFLDVVWIFIFSFVYLKGMM from the coding sequence ATGAAAATAGATCATTCTTTGCCGCTTGAATACCAGACGGAAGAGAACAGCAATCGGATCTTCGGCTTCTGGCTGTTCCTGGGCGCGGAAATCGTGCTGTTCTGTACGTTGTTTGCCGTTTACCTCACGCTGTGGAACCGTACGGGCAGCGGCCCGGACGGGAAAGAAATTTTCGAAATTGGGCCGGTGCTCGCCGAAACGTTCCTGCTGCTGACCAGCAGCTTCACCTGCGGGCTGGCGGTACACAGCATGCGGCTCGGGATGAAAAAGGCGTTTATGTCCTTCTTCATCATCACGCTGCTGCTAGGCCTCGGCTTCCTCGGCGTGGAAATTACCGAGTTCGTGACGTACGTTGGTGAAGGGGCGACGCTGCAAACGAGCGCCTTCCTGTCCAGCTTGTTCGTTCTGCTCGGCACGCACGGCGCCCACGTGACGCTGGGCCTCTTGTGGGGCACCGGGTTGATGATTCAGGTGAAACGCGAAGGCTTTACGCTGGATACTGCGAACAAATCGTTTATTTTCTCGCTGTATTGGCACTTCCTCGACGTCGTCTGGATCTTCATCTTCAGCTTCGTTTATTTGAAAGGAATGATGTGA
- the copZ gene encoding copper chaperone CopZ: MQNITLNVEGMSCNHCVKSVEGAVAGLGATGKVDLAGKKVEVSFDESKVTVDQIKEAIEEQGYDVV; the protein is encoded by the coding sequence ATGCAAAATATTACGTTGAACGTGGAAGGCATGTCGTGCAATCATTGCGTCAAGTCGGTGGAAGGAGCCGTTGCGGGATTGGGCGCCACAGGCAAGGTCGATCTGGCGGGCAAAAAAGTCGAAGTTTCTTTTGATGAAAGCAAAGTGACGGTGGATCAAATCAAGGAAGCGATTGAAGAACAGGGATACGACGTTGTTTAA
- the qoxA gene encoding cytochrome aa3 quinol oxidase subunit II produces the protein MKRKGLLLVVFSALLALLTGCDSLTVLNPKGPVAKTQSDVIIFSIITMAFILLVVYVLYIYMLSKYRASKLPADYEPPHEEGSKWLEITWITIPIIIVAVLSVVTVRSTAAVEKVPAGYEDQKPLVIYAASSNWKWHFSYPEEGIETVNYVNIPTHRPVEFRLYSYGPITSFWVPQLGGQKYAMSDMVNKLNLVAEHEGSYMGKNSNFSGEGFAHMEFEALAMSPSEYDKWVEEVKTTAPALTEQEFDSLLNTEFVGRKSYSSTHLSFKPAPEGENAGHHHGGSEEGATGSEEMDHSGMDMPGMDMSDMNDSSMDHSTHN, from the coding sequence ATGAAAAGGAAAGGGTTGCTGCTCGTAGTATTTTCAGCCCTTCTTGCGCTGCTGACCGGATGCGATTCGTTAACGGTTTTGAATCCGAAAGGGCCGGTGGCCAAGACCCAATCTGACGTCATTATTTTCTCTATTATTACGATGGCGTTTATTTTGCTTGTTGTTTATGTTCTGTACATCTACATGCTGTCGAAATACCGTGCTTCCAAATTGCCTGCGGATTATGAGCCGCCGCATGAGGAAGGCAGCAAATGGCTGGAAATCACCTGGATCACCATCCCGATCATCATCGTTGCGGTGTTGTCGGTCGTGACGGTCCGCAGTACGGCCGCCGTGGAAAAGGTGCCGGCAGGCTATGAGGATCAGAAACCGCTGGTGATCTACGCGGCGTCCTCCAACTGGAAATGGCATTTCAGTTATCCGGAGGAAGGCATTGAAACGGTAAACTACGTGAATATCCCGACGCACCGTCCGGTGGAATTCCGCCTGTATTCTTACGGGCCGATTACAAGCTTCTGGGTTCCGCAGCTGGGCGGCCAGAAATACGCGATGAGCGACATGGTCAACAAGCTTAACCTCGTTGCCGAGCATGAGGGCTCTTATATGGGCAAAAACTCCAACTTCTCCGGCGAAGGCTTCGCCCATATGGAATTTGAAGCATTGGCGATGTCTCCTTCCGAGTACGACAAATGGGTGGAGGAAGTAAAAACGACGGCACCTGCGCTGACGGAACAGGAATTTGATTCCTTGCTGAACACGGAATTTGTCGGCCGCAAATCGTATTCGTCCACGCATCTGTCGTTCAAACCGGCTCCGGAGGGCGAAAACGCCGGGCATCATCACGGCGGCTCGGAGGAAGGTGCGACGGGTTCCGAAGAAATGGACCACTCCGGGATGGATATGCCCGGCATGGACATGTCGGACATGAACGACTCTTCGATGGATCATTCGACGCATAACTAA